The Hyperolius riggenbachi isolate aHypRig1 chromosome 3, aHypRig1.pri, whole genome shotgun sequence genome window below encodes:
- the LOC137562620 gene encoding zinc finger protein with KRAB and SCAN domains 1-like isoform X1, whose translation MEEGQYIEGHQDLYKDAMMENQPPLTSPDESSNRNQPERSTGPLYSWDCPQEGHTTPHHYQGGEPIHASVVVKKEEETNVRDQSMDKGDLVGTNKVKEETNVRDQSMDKGDLVGTNKVKEETYVRSYQQSVEESDMMKTIEEEEEENETYVRSDQQTIKKGDMMRTSNEEEEKYVRDDHQSIEEGDMRTIKEEEGGTYVRSFQQSVEEGDMLRIIKEEENDMYVRGDLQTMEQGNMMRTSKEEEETYVKGDQQSATEGDTMSIKKEEEAETYVRNDLQPMKEGDMMRTIKEEENTYVRGDQQSAEEGDMIRTIKEEQNEMSMEKGDTMSTKQEEEEETYMRSDQQSVAEGDMMRKSKEEYSVTEGRTALSPGIRNLSKTRLCLSTDCTMDYDVIGQESPAAFLVTPNISPDTPHLSNPVGPHTQYSSPTAGGSCSCSMCGKCFAWKSQLVIHEISHTGEKPYSCAECGRCFIRKSHLVLHEISHTGEKPYSCAECGKCFIRKSHLVLHERSHTGEKPYSCAECGKCFAEKSKLVIHERSHTGEKPYSCAECGKCFVYKSYLVIHKRSHTGEKPYSCAECGKCFGYKAYLVKHQRSHERYSPRLPSHV comes from the exons atggaggaggggcagtatatagaaggacaccaggacctctacaaggacgccatgatggagaatcagccacccctcacatcaccgg ATGAATCAAGTAACAGAAACCAACCAGAGAGAAGTACGGGTCCTCTTTATTCTTGGGATTGTCCACAGGAAGGTCACACcaccccccaccattatcag GGTGGAGAACCGATACATGCAAGTGTTGTTgttaaaaaggaagaagagacCAATGTGAGGGATCAGTCTATGGACAAGGGAGACCTGGTGGGGACAAATAAAGTAAAAGAAGAGACCAATGTGAGGGATCAGTCTATGGACAAGGGAGACCTGGTGGGGACAAATAAAGTAAAAGAagagacctatgtgaggagttatcagcagtctgtggaagagagtgacatgatgaagacaatcgaagaagaagaagaagaaaatgagacatatgtgaggagtgatcagcagactataaagaagggtgacatgatgaggacaagtaatgaGGAAGAAGAGAAATATGTGAGGGATGATCACCagtctatagaggagggtgacatgaggacaattaaagaggaagaaggcggcacatatgtgaggagttttcagcagtctgtggaggagggtgacatgctgAGGATCatcaaagaagaagaaaatgatatGTATGTGAGGGGTGATCTGCAGACTATGGAACAGGgtaacatgatgaggacaagtaaagaggaagaagagacatatgtgaagggtgatcagcagtctgctaCAGAGGGAGACACAATGAGTATAAAAAAAGAGGAAGAAGCGGAGACATATGTAAGGAATGATCTGCAGCCTATGaaagagggagacatgatgaggacaattaaagaggaagaaaatacatatgtgaggggtgatcagcagtctgcggaggagggggacatgataAGGACAATCAAAGAAGAACAAAATGAGAtgtctatggagaagggtgacacAATGAGTACAAaacaagaggaagaagaggagacatatatgaggagtgaccagcagtctgtggcggagggtgacatgatgaggaaaaGTAAAGAGGAGTACAGTGTTACAGaaggcagaacag cactgagtcccggcatcaggaacctttcAAAGACTCGTCTCTgtttatccacagactgtacaatggattatgatgtcattggacaagagtctcctgcagctttcctggtcaCCCCAAATATTTCCCCAgacacccctcacctgtctaaccctgtggggcctcatacccagtacAGCTCTCCCACTGCTGGAGGATCTTGTTCCTGCtccatgtgtgggaaatgttttgcatggaagtcacagcttgtcatacatgagatatctcacactggagagaagccctattcatgtgctgagtgtgggagatGTTTTATACGGAAATCGCATCTTGTCCTACATGAGATAtcgcacactggtgagaagccctattcatgtgctgagtgcggGAAATGTTTTATACGGAAATCGCATCTTGTCCTACATGAGCGatcgcacactggtgaaaagccctattcatgtgctgagtgcgggaaatgttttgcagagaAGTCAaaacttgtcatacatgagagatctcacactggtgagaagccctattcatgtgctgagtgtgggaaatgttttgtatacaAATCTTATCTTGTCATACACAAGAGAtcacacacaggtgagaagccatattcatgtgctgagtgtgggaaatgttttgggtataAAGCATACCTTGTCAAACATCAGAGATCTCATGAGagatattcccccagactcccctcacatgtctaa
- the LOC137562620 gene encoding zinc finger protein with KRAB and SCAN domains 1-like isoform X2, which yields MMENQPPLTSPDESSNRNQPERSTGPLYSWDCPQEGHTTPHHYQGGEPIHASVVVKKEEETNVRDQSMDKGDLVGTNKVKEETNVRDQSMDKGDLVGTNKVKEETYVRSYQQSVEESDMMKTIEEEEEENETYVRSDQQTIKKGDMMRTSNEEEEKYVRDDHQSIEEGDMRTIKEEEGGTYVRSFQQSVEEGDMLRIIKEEENDMYVRGDLQTMEQGNMMRTSKEEEETYVKGDQQSATEGDTMSIKKEEEAETYVRNDLQPMKEGDMMRTIKEEENTYVRGDQQSAEEGDMIRTIKEEQNEMSMEKGDTMSTKQEEEEETYMRSDQQSVAEGDMMRKSKEEYSVTEGRTALSPGIRNLSKTRLCLSTDCTMDYDVIGQESPAAFLVTPNISPDTPHLSNPVGPHTQYSSPTAGGSCSCSMCGKCFAWKSQLVIHEISHTGEKPYSCAECGRCFIRKSHLVLHEISHTGEKPYSCAECGKCFIRKSHLVLHERSHTGEKPYSCAECGKCFAEKSKLVIHERSHTGEKPYSCAECGKCFVYKSYLVIHKRSHTGEKPYSCAECGKCFGYKAYLVKHQRSHERYSPRLPSHV from the exons atgatggagaatcagccacccctcacatcaccgg ATGAATCAAGTAACAGAAACCAACCAGAGAGAAGTACGGGTCCTCTTTATTCTTGGGATTGTCCACAGGAAGGTCACACcaccccccaccattatcag GGTGGAGAACCGATACATGCAAGTGTTGTTgttaaaaaggaagaagagacCAATGTGAGGGATCAGTCTATGGACAAGGGAGACCTGGTGGGGACAAATAAAGTAAAAGAAGAGACCAATGTGAGGGATCAGTCTATGGACAAGGGAGACCTGGTGGGGACAAATAAAGTAAAAGAagagacctatgtgaggagttatcagcagtctgtggaagagagtgacatgatgaagacaatcgaagaagaagaagaagaaaatgagacatatgtgaggagtgatcagcagactataaagaagggtgacatgatgaggacaagtaatgaGGAAGAAGAGAAATATGTGAGGGATGATCACCagtctatagaggagggtgacatgaggacaattaaagaggaagaaggcggcacatatgtgaggagttttcagcagtctgtggaggagggtgacatgctgAGGATCatcaaagaagaagaaaatgatatGTATGTGAGGGGTGATCTGCAGACTATGGAACAGGgtaacatgatgaggacaagtaaagaggaagaagagacatatgtgaagggtgatcagcagtctgctaCAGAGGGAGACACAATGAGTATAAAAAAAGAGGAAGAAGCGGAGACATATGTAAGGAATGATCTGCAGCCTATGaaagagggagacatgatgaggacaattaaagaggaagaaaatacatatgtgaggggtgatcagcagtctgcggaggagggggacatgataAGGACAATCAAAGAAGAACAAAATGAGAtgtctatggagaagggtgacacAATGAGTACAAaacaagaggaagaagaggagacatatatgaggagtgaccagcagtctgtggcggagggtgacatgatgaggaaaaGTAAAGAGGAGTACAGTGTTACAGaaggcagaacag cactgagtcccggcatcaggaacctttcAAAGACTCGTCTCTgtttatccacagactgtacaatggattatgatgtcattggacaagagtctcctgcagctttcctggtcaCCCCAAATATTTCCCCAgacacccctcacctgtctaaccctgtggggcctcatacccagtacAGCTCTCCCACTGCTGGAGGATCTTGTTCCTGCtccatgtgtgggaaatgttttgcatggaagtcacagcttgtcatacatgagatatctcacactggagagaagccctattcatgtgctgagtgtgggagatGTTTTATACGGAAATCGCATCTTGTCCTACATGAGATAtcgcacactggtgagaagccctattcatgtgctgagtgcggGAAATGTTTTATACGGAAATCGCATCTTGTCCTACATGAGCGatcgcacactggtgaaaagccctattcatgtgctgagtgcgggaaatgttttgcagagaAGTCAaaacttgtcatacatgagagatctcacactggtgagaagccctattcatgtgctgagtgtgggaaatgttttgtatacaAATCTTATCTTGTCATACACAAGAGAtcacacacaggtgagaagccatattcatgtgctgagtgtgggaaatgttttgggtataAAGCATACCTTGTCAAACATCAGAGATCTCATGAGagatattcccccagactcccctcacatgtctaa